The window TTCTCGCCCGGCTTCTTCTTACCCTTGCCGCCCGTCACAGCGTCACCTCGCCGTCGTCGTTCAAAGGCAGCGCCGCCTGTCCCTGCGTGTTCAGGGCGTCCAGCCGCGCCTGGGCCTCGGCCCGCCGCTCGGCCGTGACACTGGGCAGGCGCACCAGCGTCACCCCGTCAGGGCCGTCCTGCACCGCCAGCACGTCGCCTTCTTCCAGCCCAGCAGGCAGGTCTGCCAGGGGCCGGGTCACGGTGGTGCCGTCTGGCCGCTCCAGCCGAGCCACCACGCCGCGCGGCGTGGGTTCCAGGCCGTCCACGGTCCAGCGTTCGGGCCAGTTCTCCTCCGCCTGTTCTGTTTTTGCCTGGGCGCCTTCCCTGTTCATCTGCCCACAGCGTAGCGCAGGGCGCCGCCGGGCAGGTGTGGGAACGCTCCAGGACCAGGGCGCCTCTCAATGCCGTGGGCACTGGTATCGGTGATAGAACCTCATTTCGTTCACCTGAGCAGCAGCTGAGGCGCACCACTACTGGCCCCTCTGAGGGCCGCTCTCAGTCGGCGCCCTGGCGCAGCAGTTGTACGCGCTGGCGCTTGGCGCTGTACATGCGGGCGTCGGCCTGCCGCAGCCAGTCACTCAGGGTCGCGCCCGGCCAGGCCGCCACGGCCCCTACATTCAGGCGCGGCGCCTGCGGCACCGGCCAGCTGAAGGCGGCCACACGGTCCAGAAAATCGGCCAGCCGCGCCTCACTTTCGGTCTGGGGCCAGGGCAGCAGCGCGGCAAACTCGTCGCCGCCCAGCCGGCAGACAAAGCCCGCTGTCCGCACGAGGTCGCCCAGCAGCGAGGCCACGCCGATCAGCACCTCATCGCCCACCGGATGCCCGTGCCCATCATTGATGCTCTTGAAGTCCTGCACGTCCATGACCGCCAGGGTATGCGGCTGGCCGCTGCCCAGCGCGTCCTGCACCCGCCCGGTCAGGGTGCGGCGGTTGGGCAGGCCAGTCAGGGGGTCGGTGTTGGCTTCCCGCTGCACCTGTTCGTGCAGCGCGGCATTTTCCAGGGCGATGCTCAGGTGAACGCCCAGCAACTCCAGAAACTCCAGGTCTTCATCTGTAAAGGCGTCCAGGTCGTAGCTCTGCACCGACAGCACACCGACTTCCTCGTCGCCCACATGCAGCGGCACGCCCATCCACGACAGGGTATGCGGCAGGTCGTGGCGAAAATGCACGCGCACCACCTTCAGGCCCTCGCGCGCCACATAAGCCCGCAGGTCGTTTTGCAGCCTCAACTGGCCATTCAGGACCCG of the Deinococcus betulae genome contains:
- a CDS encoding DUF3006 domain-containing protein, which encodes MNREGAQAKTEQAEENWPERWTVDGLEPTPRGVVARLERPDGTTVTRPLADLPAGLEEGDVLAVQDGPDGVTLVRLPSVTAERRAEAQARLDALNTQGQAALPLNDDGEVTL
- a CDS encoding GGDEF domain-containing protein, encoding MTTSTADAQRQIARYRSLVQVTAALARHARTPDLLRTMHAQVQALFATPVTLLARRLPGGGWHCLTLESDSLDEQNLPPRTDGLLERVLNGQLRLQNDLRAYVAREGLKVVRVHFRHDLPHTLSWMGVPLHVGDEEVGVLSVQSYDLDAFTDEDLEFLELLGVHLSIALENAALHEQVQREANTDPLTGLPNRRTLTGRVQDALGSGQPHTLAVMDVQDFKSINDGHGHPVGDEVLIGVASLLGDLVRTAGFVCRLGGDEFAALLPWPQTESEARLADFLDRVAAFSWPVPQAPRLNVGAVAAWPGATLSDWLRQADARMYSAKRQRVQLLRQGAD